Proteins encoded by one window of Pseudonocardia alni:
- a CDS encoding acyl-CoA dehydrogenase family protein, with translation MTAPLPADLFGYVDLLPPEEQQILSRVRSFAEEQIAPIADAYWDRAEFPHELIPGFAELDVVGLAREWPDRPAYSRLLTSFVSMELSRVDPSMATFFGVHAGLALTSIDLCGSPEQKDRWLPAMRRMERIGAFALSEPHGGSDVAGGLETTARREGDEWVLDGAKRWIGNGTFADLVIVWARDVADDSVKGFVVEKDMPGFTATKMEGKLALRTVQNADLTFDGVRVPEANRLPGAQTFADTNRVLRVTRGGVAWNAVGAMAGVFELARDYAVERVQFGQPIASFQLVQDHLVSILGAVVASLGMAVRVAQMQDDGTFRDEQAALAKRQATLMLRDAVARAREVFGGNGILLENKVGRFFNDAEALYSYEGTKEINTLVVGRAVTGIGAFVGRRPAKH, from the coding sequence ATGACCGCACCGCTTCCCGCCGACCTCTTCGGCTACGTCGACCTGCTCCCCCCCGAGGAACAGCAGATCCTCTCCCGGGTCCGGTCCTTCGCCGAGGAGCAGATCGCCCCGATCGCCGACGCGTACTGGGACCGCGCGGAGTTCCCGCACGAGCTGATCCCGGGGTTCGCCGAGCTCGACGTCGTCGGGCTGGCACGGGAGTGGCCGGACCGGCCCGCCTACTCGCGGCTGCTCACCTCGTTCGTGTCGATGGAGCTGTCCCGCGTCGACCCGTCGATGGCCACGTTCTTCGGCGTGCACGCCGGGCTCGCGCTGACCTCGATCGACCTGTGCGGGTCGCCGGAGCAGAAGGACCGCTGGCTCCCGGCCATGCGCCGGATGGAGAGGATCGGCGCGTTCGCGCTGTCCGAGCCGCACGGCGGGTCCGACGTCGCGGGCGGGCTGGAGACCACCGCCCGCCGCGAGGGCGACGAGTGGGTGCTGGACGGCGCCAAGCGCTGGATCGGCAACGGCACCTTCGCCGACCTGGTGATCGTGTGGGCCCGCGACGTGGCGGACGACTCGGTCAAGGGCTTCGTCGTCGAGAAGGACATGCCCGGGTTCACCGCCACCAAGATGGAGGGCAAGCTCGCGCTGCGCACCGTGCAGAACGCCGACCTCACCTTCGACGGCGTGCGCGTCCCGGAGGCGAACCGGCTGCCCGGCGCACAGACCTTCGCCGACACGAACCGGGTACTGCGGGTGACCCGTGGCGGCGTCGCCTGGAACGCGGTCGGCGCGATGGCGGGCGTGTTCGAGCTGGCCCGCGACTACGCGGTCGAGCGCGTCCAGTTCGGGCAGCCGATCGCGTCGTTCCAGCTGGTCCAGGACCACCTCGTGTCGATCCTGGGCGCCGTCGTCGCCTCGCTGGGGATGGCGGTCAGGGTCGCCCAGATGCAGGACGACGGCACCTTCCGCGACGAGCAGGCGGCCCTGGCCAAGCGCCAGGCCACCCTGATGCTGCGTGACGCGGTCGCCCGGGCCCGGGAGGTGTTCGGCGGCAACGGGATCCTGCTGGAGAACAAGGTCGGCCGGTTCTTCAACGACGCCGAGGCCCTCTACTCCTACGAGGGCACCAAGGAGATCAACACCCTGGTCGTGGGGCGCGCGGTCACCGGGATCGGGGCGTTCGTGGGACGGCGGCCCGCGAAGCACTGA
- a CDS encoding 3-hydroxyacyl-CoA dehydrogenase NAD-binding domain-containing protein yields the protein MRITEIGAGTIGVSWTVLLAAAGHDVVVTDPRPDLAEVVDAGVRRFGSADLLERVACEPDLARAVAGADVVQEQGPERLEVKQDIWATAAAHAPAGALLLSSTSGILPTDVAARLDDDAAARLLVAHPFNPPHVLPLVELVAGERTTRDNVTRAAEFLRSVGKDPVEIHKEVYGFVGNRLQSALFREAVSLVRDGVVSPAELDRVVTGALGPRWATGGPFLSFHLGGGDGGLRHLLEHLGPGMARRWADLGDPTLDPDTVEAISTATEDAYGPSREALTSARDRAETSVLAARSQMEES from the coding sequence GTGAGGATCACCGAGATCGGTGCCGGCACCATCGGCGTCTCCTGGACCGTGCTGCTGGCCGCGGCCGGACACGACGTCGTCGTCACCGACCCGCGGCCGGACCTGGCCGAGGTCGTCGACGCCGGTGTGCGCCGGTTCGGGTCGGCGGACCTGCTGGAGCGGGTCGCCTGCGAACCGGACCTCGCCCGCGCCGTGGCCGGTGCCGACGTCGTCCAGGAGCAGGGACCCGAGCGCCTGGAGGTGAAGCAGGACATCTGGGCGACCGCGGCCGCGCACGCCCCGGCCGGCGCGCTGCTGCTCAGCTCCACCTCGGGGATCCTGCCCACCGACGTCGCCGCCCGGCTCGACGACGACGCCGCCGCCCGGTTGCTCGTCGCGCACCCGTTCAACCCGCCGCACGTCCTGCCGCTGGTGGAGCTCGTCGCCGGGGAGCGCACCACGCGCGACAACGTCACGCGGGCCGCGGAGTTCCTGCGCTCGGTCGGCAAGGACCCGGTCGAGATCCACAAGGAGGTGTACGGCTTCGTCGGCAACCGGCTGCAGTCGGCGCTGTTCCGCGAGGCCGTCTCCCTCGTCCGTGACGGTGTGGTCTCCCCCGCCGAGCTCGACCGTGTGGTCACCGGCGCGCTCGGTCCGCGCTGGGCGACCGGCGGACCGTTCCTGAGCTTCCACCTCGGCGGCGGCGACGGCGGCCTGCGACACCTGCTCGAGCACCTCGGCCCGGGGATGGCGCGCCGATGGGCCGACCTGGGGGACCCCACCCTCGACCCGGACACCGTCGAGGCGATCAGCACCGCCACCGAGGACGCCTACGGCCCCAGCCGCGAGGCCCTCACCAGCGCACGCGACCGCGCCGAGACCTCCGTACTCGCCGCCCGGTCGCAGATGGAGGAGTCATGA